From Candidatus Rubrimentiphilum sp., one genomic window encodes:
- a CDS encoding helix-hairpin-helix domain-containing protein: protein MKAWAILAAGAILVGLAFLHPAPAPVAAIAPVRPAAAPATAHPHPAATLLVVYLAGELRRPGLYRVRSGSRANDAVLQAGGFLSQADAAAVNLAQPVQDGEEIRVPKLGECSSAAKKRAPRAKRARARAPDIPLASIDLNAADAADLARLPGLGETLAARIVAYRSQNGAFASVDELADVSGMTQRRIDAIAQYVIVK, encoded by the coding sequence GTGAAAGCTTGGGCGATCCTCGCGGCGGGCGCGATCCTGGTGGGGCTCGCGTTTCTGCATCCGGCGCCCGCGCCGGTGGCGGCGATCGCGCCGGTCCGGCCGGCAGCTGCACCCGCGACGGCTCACCCGCACCCGGCTGCGACGCTGCTCGTTGTGTATCTTGCAGGCGAGCTGCGCCGGCCCGGTCTGTACCGCGTCCGGTCCGGCTCGCGCGCGAACGATGCCGTTTTGCAAGCCGGCGGGTTTCTCTCACAAGCCGATGCCGCGGCGGTCAATCTCGCGCAGCCGGTCCAAGACGGCGAAGAGATTCGCGTTCCCAAGCTGGGTGAGTGTTCGAGCGCCGCGAAGAAACGCGCACCTCGCGCCAAGCGAGCGCGCGCACGCGCCCCGGACATTCCTCTTGCAAGCATCGATCTGAATGCGGCTGATGCGGCCGACTTGGCGCGTCTGCCCGGACTGGGTGAAACGCTGGCGGCGCGCATCGTCGCGTATCGTTCGCAGAACGGCGCGTTTGCGTCGGTGGACGAACTTGCGGACGTCTCCGGCATGACGCAGCGGCGCATTGATGCGATTGCGCAGTACGTCATTGTAAAGTAG
- a CDS encoding long-chain fatty acid--CoA ligase, which produces MERALPPRETLPAVIRRALSYPRDAALSERVDGVWTATSSQRLLERVENLACAIRASGLQSGDRVALMAKNCVDWIVADFAILFAGCVVVPIFPTQAPDQVAYILRDSEAKLVFVDTPQAAQTVRALTDVPVTIFQSAGADSLEALETQGAQARASNENQPAEWERALNPDDMAVLIYTSGTTGEPKGVMLSHYNIAFNMESSFSYAFDLLPKGSDVLSVLPFSHIYEHTILYGYMTRRMRHHIARDAENLLADLRDVRPVTMTAVPRLFERVIARIIGVAKEEGGLRAKLVPWALGIGRDYMSARTRGVRPSAALSLQYRIAHMLVLRKIRPRLGLDRLVYFVSGSAPLHFDVAMTMLGCGIPIVEGYGPTECSPVVSVNTLPENRYGTVGRAIPGVEIAIAPDGEILVGGPGVMLGYYKKETASAQALRDGWYHTGDVGQVDADGFLRITDRKNELFKTSGGKFIAPARVESAIKRSIYVNQAFILGEGRAHPVGLISPNWQLVRSELGIANDVAAGVLAERDDVVAFMTKQVRENTADLAPFEQVRRIALLPRDLTIEDGELSPTLKVRRRIVEQRYAAPIGRLYT; this is translated from the coding sequence ATGGAGCGCGCGCTGCCGCCGCGAGAGACGTTGCCGGCGGTTATCCGGCGGGCCTTGTCATATCCGCGCGACGCGGCGCTGTCGGAACGCGTGGACGGCGTGTGGACAGCAACGTCGTCGCAGCGGTTGCTCGAACGGGTCGAGAATCTCGCATGCGCGATTCGCGCGAGCGGATTGCAGAGCGGCGATCGCGTTGCGCTGATGGCGAAAAATTGCGTTGACTGGATAGTCGCGGATTTCGCAATACTCTTCGCCGGCTGCGTGGTCGTGCCGATCTTTCCGACGCAGGCGCCGGACCAGGTTGCCTATATCTTGCGTGACTCCGAGGCGAAACTCGTTTTCGTCGATACGCCCCAAGCCGCGCAGACCGTCCGAGCGTTAACCGATGTCCCGGTTACGATCTTTCAAAGCGCGGGCGCTGATTCGCTCGAGGCGCTGGAGACGCAAGGCGCGCAAGCTCGCGCGAGCAACGAGAATCAGCCGGCCGAGTGGGAACGCGCGTTAAACCCGGACGATATGGCCGTGCTGATCTACACCTCGGGCACCACCGGCGAGCCTAAGGGCGTGATGCTCTCGCATTACAACATCGCATTCAATATGGAGTCGTCGTTCAGCTACGCGTTCGATCTGCTGCCGAAGGGCTCCGACGTGCTCTCCGTCCTGCCGTTCTCACACATCTACGAGCACACGATCCTGTACGGTTACATGACGCGGCGCATGCGCCATCACATTGCGCGCGACGCCGAAAACCTGTTGGCAGATCTGCGCGACGTGCGTCCGGTAACGATGACGGCGGTGCCGCGCCTTTTCGAACGCGTGATCGCGCGCATCATCGGCGTCGCTAAAGAAGAAGGCGGGCTGCGCGCCAAACTCGTGCCGTGGGCGCTCGGCATCGGGCGCGACTACATGAGCGCGCGAACGCGCGGCGTGCGCCCCAGCGCCGCACTATCGCTGCAATACCGGATCGCGCATATGCTGGTGCTGCGCAAAATTCGTCCACGGCTCGGCTTGGACCGGCTGGTGTATTTCGTCAGCGGCTCCGCGCCGCTGCATTTCGACGTGGCGATGACGATGCTCGGCTGCGGGATTCCAATTGTCGAAGGATATGGTCCGACGGAATGCTCGCCGGTCGTTTCAGTAAACACGCTGCCTGAAAACCGGTACGGCACGGTCGGCAGAGCGATTCCGGGTGTAGAGATTGCGATTGCGCCCGACGGAGAAATCTTGGTGGGGGGACCCGGCGTGATGCTCGGCTACTATAAGAAGGAAACCGCGTCCGCGCAAGCGTTACGCGACGGCTGGTACCACACCGGCGACGTCGGCCAAGTGGATGCGGATGGTTTTCTGCGGATAACCGATCGCAAGAACGAGCTGTTCAAGACGTCGGGCGGCAAGTTCATCGCGCCGGCGCGCGTGGAGTCGGCGATCAAGCGGTCCATCTACGTCAACCAGGCGTTTATCTTGGGGGAGGGGCGGGCGCATCCGGTCGGGTTAATTTCTCCGAACTGGCAGTTGGTGCGCAGCGAACTCGGCATCGCGAACGATGTCGCCGCCGGAGTTCTGGCCGAGCGCGACGACGTGGTCGCATTCATGACGAAGCAAGTGCGCGAGAACACGGCGGACCTGGCGCCTTTCGAGCAAGTGCGCCGTATCGCGCTTCTGCCGCGCGACCTGACGATAGAAGACGGCGAGCT